Proteins co-encoded in one Bacillus sp. FSL H8-0547 genomic window:
- a CDS encoding UDP-N-acetylglucosamine 1-carboxyvinyltransferase encodes MEKLKIAGGYPLKGTVSISGAKNSAVALIPATILAQSPVTIEGLPDISDVHILKDLLEEIGGTAEFKNNEMYVNPAEMISMPLPSGKVKKLRASYYLMGAMLGRFKKAVIGLPGGCHLGPRPIDQHIKGFEALGAQVTNEQGAIYLRAEELKGARIYLDVVSVGATINIMLAAVLAKGQTIIENAAKEPEIIDVATLLSSMGARIKGAGTDVIRIDGVESLHGCRHSIIPDRIEAGTYMIIGAAMAQEVLIDNVIPLHLESLIAKFREMGIHVETNNEQIWIVGGQKELKSVDIKTLVYPGFPTDLQQPFTSLLTKSTGTSVVTDTIYSARFKHIDELRRMGAKIKVEGRSAIVTGPTKLQGAKVKASDLRAGAALVAAGLMAEGVTEVTGLEHIDRGYSQLEEKLTSLGATIWREKLTEQEIEQLQSS; translated from the coding sequence ATGGAAAAATTAAAAATAGCAGGCGGTTACCCTTTAAAAGGGACGGTAAGCATCAGCGGCGCCAAAAACAGTGCAGTTGCCCTTATACCGGCGACAATACTGGCACAGTCACCCGTCACCATTGAAGGTTTGCCCGATATTTCAGATGTACATATTTTAAAGGACTTGCTTGAGGAAATCGGGGGAACCGCAGAGTTTAAGAATAACGAGATGTATGTGAATCCTGCGGAAATGATTTCAATGCCTCTGCCAAGCGGAAAAGTGAAAAAGCTCCGCGCTTCCTACTACTTGATGGGAGCGATGCTCGGCCGCTTCAAAAAGGCAGTGATCGGCCTTCCAGGAGGATGCCATCTTGGTCCGCGCCCGATTGATCAGCATATCAAAGGCTTTGAGGCTCTCGGAGCACAGGTCACAAATGAACAGGGCGCAATCTATCTGCGTGCCGAGGAGCTTAAAGGGGCCCGCATTTATCTTGATGTCGTCAGTGTTGGTGCAACCATCAACATCATGCTTGCAGCTGTGCTTGCTAAAGGACAGACCATTATTGAGAATGCAGCAAAGGAACCTGAGATCATCGATGTCGCCACGCTTTTATCAAGCATGGGTGCAAGAATTAAGGGAGCCGGAACGGATGTAATCCGTATCGACGGCGTTGAAAGCCTTCACGGCTGCAGACACTCTATTATCCCTGACCGGATTGAAGCCGGCACGTATATGATTATTGGAGCTGCCATGGCGCAGGAAGTGCTGATTGACAACGTTATTCCGCTTCACCTTGAATCTCTCATTGCAAAATTCAGAGAGATGGGGATTCATGTTGAAACAAACAACGAACAGATCTGGATTGTCGGCGGACAGAAGGAATTGAAATCAGTCGACATTAAAACACTCGTCTATCCTGGTTTTCCTACAGATCTGCAGCAGCCGTTTACGTCACTCCTTACAAAGTCAACCGGAACAAGTGTCGTGACAGATACAATCTATTCTGCGCGCTTTAAGCATATTGATGAGCTCCGGAGAATGGGAGCCAAAATTAAAGTGGAAGGCAGATCTGCTATTGTTACAGGCCCGACAAAGCTTCAGGGTGCGAAAGTGAAAGCGAGTGATCTTCGTGCAGGAGCTGCGCTAGTCGCAGCAGGCCTGATGGCGGAAGGTGTAACCGAGGTAACAGGACTTGAGCATATCGACCGCGGATACAGCCAGCTTGAAGAAAAACTGACAAGCCTTGGCGCGACAATCTGGCGCGAAAAGCTGACAGAACAGGAAATTGAACAGCTTCAAAGTTCTTAA
- the glpX gene encoding class II fructose-bisphosphatase, with translation MERSLSMELVRVTEAAALASARWMGRGKKDEADDAATSAMRDVFDTIPMKGTVVIGEGEMDEAPMLYIGEKLGTGYGPRVDVAVDPLEGTNIVASGGWNALAVIAIADHGNLLNAPDMYMDKIAVGPEAVGCIDINAPIIDNLKAVAKAKNKNVEDVVATILNRERHEHIIKELRDAGARIKLINDGDVAGAINTAFDHTGVDILFGSGGAPEGVLAAVALKCLGGEIQGKLLPQNDEEIARCEKMGIDTSKVLRMEDLVKGDDAIFAATGVTDGELLKGVQFTGTAGTTQSLVMRAKSGTVRFIDGTHSLSKKPNLVIK, from the coding sequence ATGGAGAGAAGTTTATCAATGGAGTTAGTCCGTGTAACAGAAGCGGCTGCACTTGCATCTGCACGCTGGATGGGACGCGGGAAAAAAGACGAAGCAGACGATGCTGCAACATCAGCTATGAGAGATGTTTTTGACACCATTCCGATGAAAGGAACGGTTGTGATCGGGGAAGGCGAGATGGATGAAGCGCCGATGCTCTATATCGGTGAAAAGCTTGGGACAGGCTATGGCCCGCGCGTTGACGTGGCCGTTGATCCGCTTGAAGGAACAAATATCGTTGCCTCCGGCGGCTGGAATGCCCTTGCTGTTATCGCAATCGCAGACCACGGCAACCTTCTAAATGCACCGGATATGTACATGGACAAAATAGCAGTCGGTCCTGAAGCAGTAGGCTGCATTGATATTAACGCTCCAATCATTGACAACCTTAAGGCGGTTGCAAAAGCTAAAAACAAAAATGTGGAAGATGTCGTCGCCACAATCTTAAACCGCGAAAGACATGAGCATATCATTAAAGAGCTTCGCGATGCAGGCGCACGCATCAAGCTGATCAATGACGGTGATGTCGCAGGTGCCATCAATACGGCTTTTGACCACACAGGCGTCGACATCCTGTTCGGTTCAGGCGGCGCACCTGAAGGCGTTCTTGCGGCAGTTGCCCTAAAATGCCTCGGCGGAGAAATCCAGGGCAAGCTTCTTCCGCAAAATGACGAAGAAATCGCACGATGCGAGAAAATGGGAATCGACACAAGCAAAGTTCTCCGCATGGAGGACCTTGTAAAAGGCGATGACGCGATTTTCGCAGCAACCGGGGTTACTGACGGCGAGCTGCTGAAAGGCGTTCAGTTTACAGGCACCGCGGGAACGACTCAATCTCTCGTCATGCGTGCCAAATCAGGAACCGTCCGCTTTATCGACGGAACTCACAGCCTAAGCAAAAAACCGAACCTTGTCATAAAGTAA
- the rho gene encoding transcription termination factor Rho, whose protein sequence is MSEVSISNLEHLKLKELYELARHYKVSYYSKLTKKELIFAILKANAEQEDLLFMEGVLEIIQSEGFGFLRPINYSPSSEDIYISASQIRRFDLRNGDKVSGKVRPPKENERYYGLLHVEAVNGDDPESAKERVHFPALTPLYPNRQIILETKPSDLSTRIMDVIAPVGFGQRGLIVAPPKAGKTMLLKEIANSVTTNHPEAELIVLLIDERPEEVTDIERSVAGDVVSSTFDEVPENHIKVAELVLERAMRLVEHKKDVIILMDSITRLARAYNLVIPPSGRTLSGGIDPAAFHRPKRFFGAARNIEEGGSLTILATALVDTGSRMDDVIYEEFKGTGNMELHLDRSLAEKRIFPAIDIRRSGTRKEELLIPKDHLEKLWAIRKSMSDSPDFAEKFLKKLRNSKSNEEFFSILDAEWKAAGVSGKRL, encoded by the coding sequence ATGAGCGAGGTTTCTATTTCCAATCTCGAACATCTTAAATTAAAAGAATTATATGAGCTTGCACGTCATTACAAAGTGTCGTATTACAGCAAGCTGACGAAAAAAGAATTGATTTTTGCCATTTTAAAAGCGAACGCTGAGCAAGAGGACTTATTGTTCATGGAAGGCGTTCTTGAAATCATTCAGTCTGAAGGATTCGGGTTCTTAAGACCTATCAACTATTCTCCAAGCTCTGAGGATATTTATATTTCGGCTTCACAGATCCGCCGTTTTGATTTGCGGAATGGGGACAAGGTGTCCGGAAAAGTCCGTCCGCCAAAGGAAAACGAGCGTTACTACGGCCTGCTTCATGTGGAAGCCGTTAACGGAGATGACCCTGAGTCTGCGAAAGAGCGTGTTCATTTCCCGGCTTTGACGCCGCTTTATCCGAACCGCCAAATCATCCTTGAAACAAAACCGAGCGACCTTTCAACACGCATCATGGATGTGATTGCTCCTGTTGGATTCGGACAGCGCGGACTGATCGTTGCGCCTCCAAAAGCAGGTAAAACGATGCTGCTGAAAGAAATCGCCAACAGCGTGACAACAAATCATCCGGAAGCTGAACTGATTGTTCTCCTCATTGACGAGCGTCCTGAGGAAGTAACGGACATTGAGCGTTCTGTAGCAGGAGACGTTGTCAGCTCAACATTTGATGAGGTTCCTGAAAACCACATCAAGGTTGCTGAGCTTGTTCTTGAACGTGCGATGCGCCTTGTCGAGCATAAGAAGGACGTTATTATCCTTATGGACAGCATTACACGTCTTGCCCGTGCGTACAACCTTGTGATTCCGCCAAGCGGACGTACACTCTCAGGCGGTATTGATCCGGCTGCGTTCCATCGTCCAAAGCGCTTCTTCGGGGCTGCGCGGAATATTGAAGAGGGTGGAAGCCTCACCATTCTTGCGACTGCTCTTGTTGATACAGGATCCCGCATGGATGATGTGATCTATGAAGAGTTTAAAGGAACAGGCAATATGGAGCTTCATCTTGACCGCTCCCTTGCAGAAAAACGCATCTTCCCGGCCATTGATATTCGCCGCTCAGGTACCCGCAAGGAAGAACTGCTTATTCCGAAAGACCACCTTGAGAAGCTGTGGGCCATCCGGAAATCAATGTCAGATTCGCCTGATTTTGCTGAAAAGTTCCTGAAAAAACTGCGCAACTCCAAATCCAACGAAGAATTCTTCAGTATTCTTGATGCGGAATGGAAGGCAGCAGGCGTTTCCGGAAAACGATTGTAA
- the rpmE gene encoding 50S ribosomal protein L31 codes for MKAAIHPNYKKVMVKCACGNEFETGSVKDEVRIEVCSECHPFYTGRQKFASADGRVDRFNKKYGLK; via the coding sequence ATGAAAGCAGCTATCCATCCTAACTACAAAAAAGTTATGGTTAAATGTGCTTGCGGAAATGAATTTGAAACTGGTTCTGTAAAAGACGAGGTGCGCATCGAGGTTTGCTCTGAGTGCCATCCATTCTACACAGGACGTCAAAAGTTCGCTTCTGCTGACGGTCGTGTTGATCGCTTCAACAAAAAATACGGTCTTAAATAA
- a CDS encoding thymidine kinase yields the protein MYVMKQSGWLEVICGSMFSGKSEELIRRVRRAQFAKQEVKVFKPAIDNRYSEDEVVSHNGTAVISHAVASSSDLFKYITPETDVIAVDEVQFFDDEIVQVITSLANQGYRVIAAGLDQDFRGEPFGTVPALMAVAELVTKLQAVCSVCGSPASRTQRLINGKPASYHDPIILVGASESYEPRCRHHHEVPEKPAQSKQSEPETQNLS from the coding sequence ATGTATGTTATGAAACAAAGCGGGTGGCTTGAGGTCATCTGCGGAAGCATGTTCTCAGGTAAATCTGAAGAACTGATCAGAAGAGTCCGCCGTGCGCAGTTTGCCAAGCAGGAAGTGAAAGTATTCAAGCCTGCCATCGACAATCGCTACAGTGAAGATGAGGTTGTTTCGCATAATGGCACGGCCGTCATCAGTCATGCCGTTGCTTCTTCAAGCGACCTTTTTAAATACATTACACCAGAAACAGACGTGATTGCGGTTGATGAAGTGCAATTTTTTGACGATGAAATTGTCCAGGTCATCACATCACTTGCCAATCAGGGCTACCGCGTCATCGCTGCAGGGCTTGACCAGGATTTCAGAGGAGAGCCCTTTGGCACCGTCCCTGCGTTGATGGCCGTTGCGGAGCTCGTCACAAAGCTTCAGGCCGTCTGCTCAGTGTGCGGTTCACCTGCGAGCAGAACGCAGAGGCTGATCAACGGAAAGCCTGCATCCTACCATGATCCAATCATTCTGGTCGGAGCTTCTGAATCATACGAACCAAGATGCCGCCACCATCACGAGGTGCCGGAAAAGCCGGCTCAGTCAAAACAATCAGAGCCGGAAACACAAAATTTGTCATAA
- a CDS encoding MerR family transcriptional regulator encodes MNTSQVAKLLGVSPKTVQRWVKQLNLQMERNELGHYFFTDEDINTLRDIKDQLGKGILFQEVKVTEKKPPIKAVVKTAEAPPADLNYEEIMQKLKALDQKISSKADSVVSYQLLQHRREIEELNSRIEELEAKVQTLEKQKEKHPMEHALVFDHVKPPKKQKRRSLISSLFSF; translated from the coding sequence ATGAATACAAGCCAGGTTGCCAAACTGCTGGGTGTTTCGCCTAAAACCGTTCAGCGCTGGGTAAAGCAGCTGAATCTTCAGATGGAGCGGAATGAGCTTGGTCATTACTTTTTTACGGATGAGGATATTAACACGCTTCGGGATATTAAGGATCAGCTGGGTAAGGGGATTCTTTTTCAGGAAGTAAAAGTAACGGAGAAAAAACCGCCTATAAAAGCGGTCGTAAAAACAGCGGAAGCGCCACCCGCTGATCTTAATTATGAGGAAATTATGCAAAAGCTGAAGGCGCTGGACCAAAAAATCAGCAGCAAGGCAGACAGCGTCGTCTCCTATCAGCTTCTCCAGCACCGGAGAGAAATTGAAGAACTGAACAGCCGCATTGAAGAGCTTGAAGCTAAAGTACAGACACTTGAGAAGCAGAAAGAAAAACATCCGATGGAGCACGCTCTCGTGTTCGACCATGTAAAACCGCCTAAAAAACAGAAGCGAAGAAGTCTGATCAGCTCTCTTTTCAGCTTCTGA
- a CDS encoding VOC family protein — protein MNIKKVHHIAIICTDYEVSKDFYVNKLGFGVLNEAYRSERDSYKLDLAVSGHTQIELFSFPTPPERPSRPEAAGLRHLAFSVENIDDAVAELNALGIETEPIRVDEFTERKFTFFQDPDGLPLELYED, from the coding sequence ATGAACATCAAAAAAGTGCACCACATCGCCATTATCTGTACAGATTATGAGGTTTCAAAGGATTTTTATGTGAACAAGCTTGGTTTTGGCGTTCTAAACGAGGCTTACAGGTCAGAAAGAGATTCATACAAGCTTGATCTTGCTGTCAGCGGTCACACACAAATTGAGCTGTTCTCTTTTCCCACCCCGCCGGAGCGTCCATCGCGTCCTGAGGCGGCAGGTCTCAGACACCTTGCTTTCTCTGTTGAAAATATAGATGATGCAGTCGCAGAGCTTAATGCGCTGGGCATTGAGACAGAACCGATCCGGGTGGATGAGTTTACAGAGAGAAAATTTACGTTTTTCCAGGATCCGGACGGGCTGCCGCTTGAGCTGTATGAGGATTAA
- the prfA gene encoding peptide chain release factor 1, whose protein sequence is MLDRLQSVEDRYEKLNGLLMDPDIINDSKKLREYSKEQSDLQETVDVYREYKSVKEQIDDAKAMLDDKLDADMRDMVKEELSELQSQEKDLAARLKILLIPKDPNDDKNVIMEIRGAAGGDEAALFAGDLYRMYSRFAEAQGWKTEVMEANTTGVGGYKEIIFMINGNGAFSKLKYENGAHRVQRVPETESGGRIHTSTATVVCLPEAEEVEVEIHDKDIRVDTFTSSGPGGQSVNTTMSAVRLTHLPTGTVVSCQDEKSQIKNKEKAMKVLRARVYDKFQREAQAEYDQNRKLAVGTGDRSERIRTYNFPQNRVTDHRIGLTIQKLDQILQGKLDEFVDALIVEDQSSRLDQADR, encoded by the coding sequence GTGCTGGACCGCTTACAATCCGTAGAAGACCGCTACGAAAAGCTAAACGGACTCTTGATGGATCCTGATATTATCAACGATTCAAAGAAGCTCCGCGAATATTCAAAAGAACAATCCGATTTGCAGGAAACAGTTGACGTATACCGTGAATATAAATCAGTAAAAGAACAGATTGACGACGCCAAAGCCATGCTTGATGACAAGCTGGACGCTGATATGCGCGATATGGTTAAGGAGGAGCTATCTGAGCTGCAGTCACAGGAGAAAGACCTGGCTGCACGCCTGAAGATTCTTCTGATTCCAAAGGACCCGAACGATGACAAAAACGTTATCATGGAGATTCGCGGTGCTGCAGGCGGAGACGAGGCAGCCCTGTTTGCAGGAGACCTTTACCGCATGTACAGCCGTTTTGCCGAAGCTCAAGGGTGGAAGACAGAAGTCATGGAAGCCAACACGACCGGTGTCGGCGGCTACAAAGAGATCATCTTTATGATCAACGGAAACGGCGCATTCTCAAAGCTTAAATATGAGAACGGTGCACACCGTGTGCAGCGTGTCCCTGAAACAGAATCCGGCGGAAGAATTCACACGTCTACAGCGACGGTTGTCTGCCTTCCGGAAGCGGAGGAAGTGGAAGTGGAAATTCATGATAAAGACATCCGCGTAGATACATTTACTTCAAGCGGACCGGGCGGACAGAGTGTCAACACGACAATGTCAGCCGTACGCCTGACGCATTTGCCGACAGGAACAGTGGTTTCCTGCCAGGATGAAAAATCACAGATTAAAAACAAAGAAAAAGCCATGAAAGTACTCCGCGCGCGCGTATATGACAAATTCCAGCGCGAGGCACAGGCTGAATACGATCAAAACCGGAAGCTTGCTGTCGGTACTGGTGACCGTTCAGAACGGATCCGCACGTACAACTTCCCGCAAAACCGTGTAACAGACCACCGCATTGGCCTGACGATCCAAAAGCTTGATCAAATCCTGCAGGGGAAACTGGATGAGTTTGTCGATGCTCTAATCGTAGAGGATCAGTCAAGCAGACTTGACCAGGCAGACCGTTAA
- the prmC gene encoding peptide chain release factor N(5)-glutamine methyltransferase gives MKVYEALKWASSFLAEAERDHNAGELLLRHHLNMSRSEMLASLRMELPDGVWELFKADVHRHADGVPVQHMIGSEEFYGRSFTVNKEVLIPRPETEELVEGILLKAKSLFKGYETIAAADIGTGSGAIAISLALENPAFKVRAVDIAPESLEVASMNAESLGAEVEFMHGDLLAPVMESGTKMDVVVSNPPYIPDAEVLELSPVVRDHEPHRALAGGKDGLDFYRRLAADIPRVISTRALIAFEVGAGQGEDVKALLLEQLPHAQAEVRYDINGKDRMVFAVVEGTPHD, from the coding sequence ATTAAGGTGTACGAAGCCCTGAAGTGGGCTTCTTCTTTTTTGGCAGAAGCAGAGCGTGATCATAATGCGGGAGAGCTCCTGCTTCGCCACCATCTGAACATGAGCCGTTCAGAAATGCTTGCCTCCCTGAGGATGGAACTGCCTGACGGAGTCTGGGAACTATTCAAAGCAGACGTTCACCGTCATGCGGACGGAGTTCCTGTACAGCACATGATTGGATCAGAAGAATTTTACGGCCGTTCGTTTACGGTCAATAAAGAAGTGTTAATTCCGCGCCCTGAAACAGAGGAACTGGTTGAAGGGATTTTGCTTAAAGCGAAAAGCCTGTTTAAAGGCTATGAAACGATTGCTGCAGCAGACATCGGGACAGGCAGCGGAGCTATTGCCATTTCCCTCGCGCTTGAAAATCCTGCTTTTAAAGTAAGGGCTGTCGATATTGCACCTGAGTCGCTTGAAGTCGCAAGCATGAATGCAGAAAGCCTCGGAGCTGAAGTGGAGTTCATGCATGGAGACTTGCTTGCGCCGGTGATGGAAAGCGGAACGAAAATGGATGTGGTAGTCTCGAATCCTCCGTATATCCCGGATGCAGAAGTGCTGGAGCTTTCACCGGTCGTAAGGGACCACGAGCCTCACCGCGCCCTTGCAGGCGGTAAAGACGGACTGGATTTTTACCGCAGGCTGGCAGCTGACATCCCGCGCGTCATCAGCACCCGTGCCTTAATTGCGTTCGAAGTCGGAGCAGGGCAGGGTGAAGACGTTAAAGCCCTCCTGCTTGAACAGCTTCCGCACGCACAGGCTGAAGTCAGATACGACATCAATGGCAAGGACAGAATGGTATTTGCTGTTGTAGAAGGAACGCCTCATGATTGA
- the spoIIR gene encoding stage II sporulation protein R: protein MKKHYMAFIYISLLMIGAVMNVYKEPLAAGAQQVNEAVVIPEEAIRLRILANSDSEEDQVLKRKIRDEVNKEITVWVEKLTSVEEARELIKSRLPEIEKIVQATLVRENMVQEFTVDFNNVSFPTKMYGSYIYPAGDYEAILITLGEGNGANWWCVLFPPLCFLDFSNGQAVQAAELEEEAPPAAEEADASEELSSLLADEEETAEKASEEMTSLVVDEEEEKEEVEVKFFLVEWFEGVFS from the coding sequence ATGAAGAAGCATTATATGGCATTTATATATATTTCATTATTAATGATCGGGGCGGTTATGAACGTGTATAAGGAGCCGCTTGCAGCTGGTGCGCAGCAGGTGAATGAGGCGGTTGTGATTCCGGAAGAGGCGATTCGCCTGCGGATTCTTGCAAATAGTGACTCTGAAGAGGATCAGGTGCTGAAGCGCAAGATCCGCGATGAGGTAAACAAGGAAATTACTGTTTGGGTGGAGAAGCTGACATCGGTTGAAGAGGCAAGAGAGCTGATCAAGTCAAGGCTTCCTGAAATTGAGAAGATTGTCCAGGCGACACTTGTGAGGGAGAACATGGTTCAGGAGTTTACGGTTGATTTCAATAATGTAAGCTTTCCGACGAAGATGTATGGCAGCTACATTTACCCTGCTGGTGATTATGAGGCGATTTTGATTACGCTCGGCGAAGGAAATGGTGCCAACTGGTGGTGTGTGCTGTTCCCGCCTTTATGTTTCCTCGATTTTTCAAACGGGCAGGCTGTTCAGGCAGCTGAACTGGAGGAAGAAGCGCCGCCTGCTGCTGAAGAGGCAGATGCATCTGAGGAGCTTTCTTCGTTGCTTGCAGATGAGGAAGAGACAGCTGAAAAAGCATCTGAAGAGATGACATCCCTGGTTGTGGATGAAGAAGAGGAAAAAGAAGAAGTAGAAGTGAAATTCTTTCTAGTAGAGTGGTTTGAAGGAGTATTTTCGTAA
- a CDS encoding L-threonylcarbamoyladenylate synthase, whose product MKTNVWIVDNLEDLSSSYPQIAQAAAQLRENEVVAFPTETVYGLGANAKSDEAVGKIYEAKGRPSDNPLIVHIASIEQLHEIASHVPAYVDKLIHALWPGPITFVLPKRAGLSDRVTAGLDTVAVRMPDHPLALALIKEANLPVAAPSANLSGKPSPTRASHVFDDLNGRIAGIVDGGSTGVGVESTVLDCTQQIPVILRPGGVTKEQLETLIGEVTVDQALVDENQAPKSPGMKYTHYAPAAPMTIVDGTPSFLQKLISEAKSEGKKVGVLSAAETAGSYEADVVLSCGSREDMQTVASELYDVLRAFNETDVDCIFSESFSSAGVGQAVMNRLMKAAGHRLIKE is encoded by the coding sequence ATGAAGACAAATGTTTGGATTGTGGATAATTTGGAGGATTTATCTTCAAGTTATCCACAAATTGCACAGGCAGCAGCACAATTAAGGGAAAATGAGGTTGTTGCTTTTCCTACGGAGACGGTTTACGGCCTTGGTGCCAATGCAAAATCGGACGAAGCTGTGGGTAAAATCTATGAGGCTAAAGGCAGACCTAGTGATAATCCCCTGATTGTCCACATTGCATCCATTGAACAGCTGCATGAGATTGCATCGCATGTGCCTGCTTATGTGGATAAACTGATTCACGCTCTTTGGCCGGGGCCAATTACATTTGTATTGCCCAAAAGAGCCGGTTTGTCAGACCGTGTAACAGCCGGACTTGATACAGTGGCAGTGAGAATGCCGGATCATCCGCTTGCGCTTGCACTTATAAAGGAAGCGAATCTCCCGGTAGCAGCACCGAGTGCGAATCTCTCGGGAAAACCAAGCCCGACACGGGCGTCGCATGTTTTTGATGATTTAAATGGAAGAATTGCTGGAATAGTAGACGGCGGATCAACAGGCGTAGGCGTGGAATCCACCGTTTTGGACTGCACCCAGCAAATCCCTGTCATCCTGAGACCGGGCGGCGTCACAAAGGAACAGCTTGAAACACTGATTGGAGAAGTCACCGTTGACCAGGCGCTGGTCGACGAGAACCAGGCGCCAAAATCACCGGGAATGAAATATACACACTATGCCCCCGCTGCACCGATGACGATTGTTGACGGCACACCTTCCTTCCTTCAGAAATTAATCAGCGAGGCAAAAAGCGAAGGAAAAAAAGTCGGCGTTCTCTCTGCAGCAGAAACGGCAGGTAGCTATGAGGCCGACGTCGTCCTTTCCTGCGGAAGCAGAGAGGACATGCAGACAGTCGCTTCAGAGCTATATGACGTTCTGAGGGCATTTAATGAAACGGATGTAGACTGTATTTTCAGCGAAAGTTTTTCGTCGGCCGGTGTCGGCCAGGCAGTGATGAACAGGCTTATGAAGGCGGCTGGCCACCGTTTAATAAAAGAATAG
- a CDS encoding manganese efflux pump MntP family protein has translation MNLEALIGELITLFMMAFALGMDAFSVGLGMGMIKLRLRQIFYIGLTIGLFHIWMPLAGMWIGKVLSGTFGHIASLAGGALLIILGVQMILASFKKDQESMITPVGFGLLFFALSVSLDSFSVGLTLGIYGARTLLTILMFGVVSMLLTWTGLLIGRRVQTWLGTYGEALGGSILLGFGLKLIFPM, from the coding sequence ATGAATCTGGAAGCATTGATTGGCGAACTGATTACGTTATTTATGATGGCATTTGCGCTTGGAATGGATGCATTTTCGGTCGGACTTGGCATGGGGATGATCAAACTCAGGCTTCGGCAGATTTTTTATATTGGCCTGACAATCGGCCTGTTTCATATATGGATGCCGCTCGCCGGCATGTGGATCGGCAAAGTCCTTTCAGGAACTTTCGGCCATATAGCTTCGCTTGCAGGCGGGGCACTGCTTATCATTCTTGGGGTCCAGATGATTCTTGCCTCATTTAAAAAGGACCAAGAATCAATGATCACTCCAGTTGGATTCGGCTTGCTTTTTTTCGCGCTCAGTGTCAGCCTCGACAGTTTTTCAGTTGGCCTGACGCTTGGGATTTATGGGGCGAGGACGCTTTTGACCATTTTGATGTTTGGTGTTGTGAGCATGCTTCTCACGTGGACCGGCCTGCTGATTGGGAGACGCGTTCAAACCTGGCTTGGTACATACGGCGAAGCTCTTGGGGGCAGTATTCTGCTCGGCTTTGGGCTGAAGCTTATTTTTCCGATGTAG
- a CDS encoding low molecular weight protein arginine phosphatase, producing MTNILFVCTGNTCRSPMAEALLNHMKEDRQLSVKSAGVFASDGSDASHFAKQALDEKGIACSHQSSLLDEEHIKWATYILTMTESHKELIFERYPQAIEKTFTLSEFTAEDEHSRRDVMDPFGGSLEVYRMTREDLEKMIVRLMDKLKD from the coding sequence ATGACGAATATCCTTTTTGTTTGTACGGGAAATACATGCAGAAGCCCGATGGCTGAAGCATTGTTGAATCATATGAAAGAAGACAGGCAGCTGTCCGTTAAGTCTGCCGGTGTGTTTGCAAGCGACGGCAGCGATGCCTCGCATTTTGCGAAACAGGCGCTTGATGAAAAAGGCATCGCCTGCAGTCATCAGTCGTCTCTGCTTGACGAAGAGCACATCAAGTGGGCGACGTACATTCTGACGATGACGGAAAGCCATAAAGAGCTGATTTTTGAAAGGTATCCGCAGGCGATTGAAAAAACGTTTACGCTTTCAGAATTTACCGCCGAAGATGAGCATTCACGCAGGGATGTGATGGATCCGTTCGGCGGGTCGCTTGAGGTATACAGAATGACACGCGAAGACTTGGAGAAGATGATTGTACGATTAATGGATAAGCTCAAAGACTAA